A DNA window from Prochlorococcus marinus XMU1406 contains the following coding sequences:
- a CDS encoding aspartate kinase, whose translation MALLIKKFGGTSVGDIKKIQNIARSICQSKEAGNEIIVVVSAMGQTTDDLNCLAESISKNPNRRELDMLLSTGEQVTIALLSMALNEYGIPAISMTGSQVGIITESIHGKARILDIKKERIQNYINQGFVVVVAGFQGTTLSHTGSMEITTLGRGGSDTSAVALSTALGAETCEIYTDVPGVLTTDPRIVPNAKLLDEISCEEMLELASVGASVLHPRAVEIARNYGIKLCVKSSQSDSSGTLLKSQIQPLPLKRGSLELTKTVNSLEVLENQAVFSLSNIPDRPGIAAQIFEKLSEASINVDLIIQATNDGNNNDITFTVSEFEVKKTAEQCELITSQLGGEYNLKTNMTKLSIQGAGIMGRPSVSADLFDTLSQANINVRLIATSEIKVSCVIEINNIPKAIRFVAEKFKLSDTQIFVNPINEKQDQPEVRGIALDKNQVQVSFRKLPDRPGVAASICLALAENNLVFDTIVQSERFSSLKTKDISLTMNKQDREKANLVFEALTKKLPGSYIEDGPAIAKVSTVGAGMAFKVGTAGKIFRALADQNINIEMIATSEIRTSCIVLEKDCDKAVNAIHNYFELEK comes from the coding sequence ATGGCTTTACTAATAAAAAAATTTGGCGGTACTTCTGTCGGTGATATAAAAAAAATTCAAAATATTGCAAGGAGCATTTGTCAAAGTAAAGAAGCAGGAAATGAGATTATCGTAGTTGTCTCTGCAATGGGGCAAACCACAGATGATTTAAATTGTTTAGCGGAATCAATTAGTAAAAATCCTAATCGAAGAGAATTGGATATGCTTCTCTCAACTGGAGAGCAAGTAACCATAGCTCTTCTCTCAATGGCATTAAACGAATATGGAATACCTGCAATTTCAATGACCGGTAGCCAGGTTGGCATTATTACTGAATCAATACATGGGAAAGCAAGAATTCTAGATATTAAAAAAGAAAGAATCCAAAATTACATAAATCAGGGTTTTGTAGTTGTAGTGGCTGGATTTCAGGGAACAACATTAAGTCATACGGGATCCATGGAAATTACAACTTTGGGTAGAGGTGGTTCAGATACCTCTGCAGTAGCTTTATCAACAGCTCTAGGAGCTGAAACTTGCGAAATTTATACAGACGTTCCAGGGGTTCTTACTACTGATCCAAGAATTGTTCCAAATGCAAAACTCTTAGATGAAATTAGCTGTGAGGAAATGCTGGAACTTGCAAGCGTCGGTGCTTCAGTTCTACATCCAAGAGCAGTAGAAATTGCTCGTAATTATGGAATTAAATTGTGCGTCAAATCAAGCCAAAGTGACTCAAGTGGGACTCTCCTAAAAAGTCAAATCCAACCTCTCCCGCTCAAAAGAGGAAGCTTAGAATTAACAAAAACAGTCAATAGTCTTGAAGTATTAGAAAACCAAGCAGTATTCAGTCTCTCAAATATTCCTGATAGGCCTGGGATTGCTGCACAAATATTTGAAAAACTATCAGAAGCAAGTATTAATGTAGATTTAATCATACAAGCAACAAATGATGGAAATAATAACGATATTACATTTACTGTTAGTGAATTTGAAGTTAAAAAAACTGCAGAACAATGTGAACTTATAACTAGTCAACTAGGCGGAGAATACAATCTAAAAACAAACATGACTAAATTAAGTATTCAAGGAGCAGGCATTATGGGTAGACCAAGTGTTTCAGCTGATTTATTTGATACTTTATCTCAAGCGAATATAAATGTCAGGTTAATAGCTACTAGTGAAATTAAAGTCAGCTGTGTAATTGAAATTAATAATATTCCAAAAGCTATTAGATTTGTTGCTGAGAAATTTAAGTTGTCCGATACACAAATATTTGTTAATCCAATCAACGAAAAACAAGATCAACCTGAAGTAAGAGGAATTGCATTAGATAAAAACCAAGTTCAAGTAAGTTTTCGTAAACTGCCTGATCGTCCAGGTGTAGCAGCATCGATATGTTTAGCATTAGCTGAAAATAATTTAGTTTTCGATACGATCGTGCAGTCTGAAAGATTTTCCTCTTTAAAAACTAAGGATATTAGCCTTACAATGAATAAGCAAGATAGAGAAAAAGCTAACTTAGTTTTTGAGGCCTTAACAAAAAAATTACCCGGATCATACATTGAAGATGGCCCTGCTATAGCCAAGGTAAGCACAGTAGGAGCGGGAATGGCATTTAAGGTTGGAACGGCTGGAAAAATATTTAGAGCATTGGCTGACCAAAATATCAATATTGAAATGATTGCCACTAGTGAAATTAGGACTTCATGTATTGTCTTAGAAAAAGATTGTGACAAAGCAGTTAATGCTATTCATAATTATTTCGAATTAGAAAAATAA
- the uvrB gene encoding excinuclease ABC subunit UvrB — protein sequence MNNYKLQAPYEPNGDQPEAIKKLVKGVNTGKEFQTLLGATGTGKTFTIANVIQQTGRPALVLAHNKTLAAQLCNELRQFFPKNAVEYFISYYDYYQPEAYVPVSDTYIAKTASINEEIDMLRHSATRSLFERKDVIVVASISCIYGLGIPSEYLKAAVKFEVGKSINLRSSLRSLVENQYTRNDIEITRGRFRIKGDVLEIGPAYEDRLIRIELFGDEVEAIRYVDPTTGEILESLEQVSVYPAKHFVTPKERLESAISAIRSELKTQVDKFTYEGKLLEAQRLEQRTKYDLEMLKEVGYCNGVENYARHLSGREEGSPPECLIDYFPKDWLLVVDESHVTCPQLHAMYNGDQSRKKVLIDHGFRLPSAADNRPLKCEEFWEKSKQTLFISATPGQWELDQCDGEFIEQVIRPTGVLDPVIDVRPSEGQIEDLLSEIRIRAEKNQRVLVTTLTKRMAEDLTDFLSENKVRVRYLHSEIHSIERIEIIQDLRIGEYDVLVGVNLLREGLDLPEVSLVAILDADKEGFLRAERSLIQTIGRAARHVEGVALLYADNFTDSMKRAISETERRRTIQNKYNQVNGITPQPAGKKIENSILSFLELSRKLDAGGLSKDLINIVNNKTDAILNSSDNQCLLEELPDLIEKLEIKMKDAAKELNFEEAANFRDRIKKLRQKLARNN from the coding sequence ATGAACAACTATAAGCTTCAAGCTCCTTACGAACCAAATGGAGATCAACCAGAAGCTATTAAAAAATTAGTTAAAGGCGTTAATACTGGTAAAGAGTTTCAGACTCTTTTAGGAGCTACTGGAACTGGTAAAACATTTACCATTGCGAATGTAATTCAACAAACAGGAAGACCAGCACTTGTATTAGCTCATAACAAAACGTTAGCTGCACAACTATGTAATGAATTAAGGCAATTTTTTCCAAAAAATGCTGTTGAGTACTTCATTTCTTACTACGATTATTATCAACCTGAAGCTTATGTACCTGTAAGTGATACTTATATAGCTAAAACGGCTTCAATTAATGAAGAAATAGATATGCTTAGGCATTCTGCAACACGCTCATTATTTGAAAGAAAAGATGTAATTGTTGTAGCCTCAATAAGTTGTATTTATGGTCTTGGTATACCGAGTGAGTATTTAAAAGCTGCAGTTAAATTTGAAGTGGGAAAATCAATAAATCTACGTTCCTCTTTGAGGTCTCTTGTTGAAAATCAATATACTAGAAATGATATTGAAATTACTAGAGGTAGATTCAGAATTAAAGGTGATGTTTTAGAAATCGGTCCAGCTTATGAAGATAGATTAATAAGAATCGAATTATTTGGTGATGAAGTCGAAGCTATTAGATATGTTGACCCTACTACAGGAGAAATACTTGAAAGTTTGGAACAAGTTAGCGTTTATCCAGCAAAGCATTTTGTGACTCCAAAAGAAAGACTTGAGAGTGCAATCAGTGCAATTAGAAGTGAATTAAAAACTCAAGTCGATAAATTTACATACGAAGGAAAATTATTAGAGGCTCAACGCCTAGAACAACGCACAAAATATGATTTAGAAATGCTTAAAGAGGTTGGTTATTGTAATGGAGTTGAAAATTATGCTCGTCATTTATCAGGCAGGGAGGAAGGTTCACCGCCAGAATGCTTAATAGATTACTTTCCCAAAGATTGGTTATTGGTAGTTGATGAAAGTCATGTCACATGTCCTCAACTTCATGCGATGTACAACGGTGATCAATCTAGAAAAAAAGTTTTAATAGATCATGGTTTTAGATTGCCAAGTGCTGCAGATAATAGACCTTTAAAATGTGAAGAGTTTTGGGAAAAATCAAAACAGACATTGTTTATAAGTGCAACTCCCGGTCAATGGGAATTAGATCAATGTGATGGTGAATTTATTGAGCAAGTTATAAGACCAACTGGGGTATTAGATCCTGTAATTGATGTAAGACCTAGTGAGGGCCAAATAGAAGATTTGTTATCTGAAATAAGAATTAGAGCTGAAAAGAATCAAAGAGTCTTGGTGACAACACTTACTAAGAGAATGGCTGAAGATCTAACTGATTTTTTATCTGAAAATAAAGTAAGAGTTAGATATTTGCATTCCGAAATCCATTCAATTGAAAGAATTGAAATTATTCAAGACCTTAGAATAGGCGAATATGATGTTTTGGTAGGAGTTAATTTATTGAGGGAGGGACTAGATCTTCCTGAAGTATCCTTAGTCGCTATTCTAGATGCTGATAAAGAAGGTTTTCTTAGGGCAGAAAGGTCCTTGATTCAAACAATAGGAAGAGCTGCAAGACACGTAGAAGGTGTTGCCTTGCTTTATGCAGATAACTTCACAGATTCAATGAAAAGAGCAATATCTGAAACTGAAAGAAGAAGAACTATTCAAAATAAATATAACCAAGTCAATGGTATTACTCCACAACCTGCAGGCAAAAAAATAGAAAATTCAATATTATCTTTTCTAGAACTTTCCAGAAAATTAGATGCTGGTGGTTTATCTAAAGATTTAATAAATATAGTTAATAACAAAACTGACGCAATTCTCAATTCCAGTGATAATCAATGCTTGCTCGAAGAATTGCCTGACTTAATAGAAAAGTTAGAAATTAAAATGAAAGATGCTGCAAAAGAGTTAAATTTTGAAGAAGCAGCAAATTTCAGGGATAGAATCAAAAAATTAAGACAAAAATTGGCAAGAAATAATTAA
- a CDS encoding precorrin-8X methylmutase, whose amino-acid sequence MVIDHPIFLESIKFIRSHLGANDLNYLEKKVLERLVHTSGDFSVQNLLEFSEGACEKGIEALKNGAPILTDTDMAAAAIKSMAENTNRNKVFTARRWFQDNNHKKLTKTAYGLSEGWKELSVKNSGIKSPIIVIGSSPTALTYLIDLLENAKDLPSLIVGMPVGFIGVEKSKNKLVSTDLPRIVLNSTRGGAAMAAAAVNALLRETI is encoded by the coding sequence ATGGTAATTGATCATCCAATTTTTTTGGAAAGCATCAAATTTATAAGATCTCATTTAGGAGCCAATGATCTAAATTATTTGGAGAAAAAAGTTTTAGAGAGATTAGTTCATACTTCAGGAGATTTTTCTGTTCAAAATCTTCTTGAGTTTAGTGAAGGTGCATGCGAAAAGGGCATTGAGGCACTAAAAAATGGTGCTCCTATTTTAACTGATACCGATATGGCAGCAGCAGCTATAAAATCAATGGCAGAAAATACCAATAGGAATAAAGTTTTTACGGCTAGAAGGTGGTTTCAGGATAATAATCACAAAAAATTAACTAAAACTGCTTATGGCTTAAGTGAAGGTTGGAAGGAGTTATCTGTTAAAAATTCTGGGATTAAATCACCTATTATAGTAATTGGCAGTTCGCCTACAGCTTTAACGTATTTAATTGATCTTTTAGAAAATGCAAAAGATTTACCTAGTTTAATTGTTGGAATGCCAGTTGGATTTATTGGAGTAGAAAAAAGCAAAAACAAACTAGTTTCTACTGATCTTCCAAGAATTGTTTTGAATTCAACTAGAGGAGGTGCTGCTATGGCAGCTGCTGCGGTTAACGCATTGTTGAGGGAAACTATTTAA
- the tilS gene encoding tRNA lysidine(34) synthetase TilS yields MSDKKLTQKNWSSWHHQLHKEILTKKILIPKGSNILISVSGGQDSMALLTLINDLKKLHNWSISVWHGDHQWHKKSSLYALELKSYCEDQNISFSFDQANKENISSEEKAREWRYKKLCERAKTLLNKNQQKHNIYLLTGHTSSDNAETFILNLSRGSNFAGLSNIESKRLIENQIFLIRPILIFSREDTKQFCNDMNIPVWEDPTNSDLKLKRNLVRKKIIPTLEVIYPGCSERINNFSQKMSNYNNERNDLSELAYLYCKDLKGINRNLLNSMCIEARCTILNRFLKEISAKQCSSKNLTKLATSIYEKNKGQINLQEFLKIVWNKNYINFEKS; encoded by the coding sequence ATGTCTGATAAAAAATTAACTCAGAAAAATTGGTCATCATGGCATCATCAGCTTCATAAGGAAATACTCACCAAAAAAATATTAATTCCCAAAGGATCCAATATTTTAATAAGTGTTTCCGGGGGACAAGACTCAATGGCCTTATTAACCCTAATTAATGACCTAAAAAAACTACATAATTGGTCTATTAGTGTTTGGCATGGTGATCATCAATGGCATAAAAAATCCTCACTATATGCTCTTGAATTAAAAAGTTATTGCGAAGATCAAAATATTTCATTCTCTTTTGATCAAGCAAATAAAGAAAATATTTCTTCAGAGGAAAAAGCACGAGAATGGAGATATAAAAAATTATGTGAAAGAGCCAAAACTTTATTAAATAAAAACCAACAAAAACATAATATTTATTTGTTAACAGGTCACACGAGTAGTGATAATGCAGAAACATTTATCCTCAATTTATCTAGAGGGAGCAATTTTGCCGGTCTGAGTAATATTGAGAGCAAAAGATTAATAGAAAATCAAATTTTTTTAATAAGGCCAATATTAATTTTCAGTAGAGAAGATACAAAACAATTTTGTAATGACATGAACATCCCAGTCTGGGAAGATCCTACAAATTCAGATCTTAAATTAAAAAGAAATTTAGTAAGAAAAAAAATTATTCCTACCTTAGAAGTTATCTATCCTGGTTGTTCTGAAAGGATAAATAATTTTTCCCAAAAAATGAGCAACTACAATAATGAACGTAATGATCTTAGTGAACTAGCATATCTTTATTGTAAAGATTTAAAAGGTATCAATAGGAATCTTTTAAATAGTATGTGTATTGAAGCGAGGTGCACAATCTTAAATAGATTTTTAAAAGAAATATCTGCAAAGCAGTGTAGTTCAAAAAATCTAACAAAATTAGCAACTTCTATTTATGAAAAAAATAAAGGTCAAATTAACTTGCAAGAGTTTTTAAAAATTGTTTGGAATAAAAACTATATAAATTTTGAAAAAAGTTAG
- the holA gene encoding DNA polymerase III subunit delta encodes MPIQILWGNDLNAQNTFIQKLIDKEVSKAWKEINVTNLNGDDNEQVNKAFDEVLTPPFGDGCRIITLKNNPIFTTKNEDLRTKFEKIHDNIPQNNYLILQNTKKPDSRLKSTKFLQQLIKNNLAKEKSFSLPEIWDYEGQKRFLEDAANEMNIKIDKNAVELIIDSVGNDSFKLINELAKAKIYLSAVESDSDSQLFLKSIDVKKIFCDHQSNIFKIIDLLLQKNIHESLIEINYSLQKGEPALRLNAGLISQIRIHTIIKLAVNSENDNAEKIFNLAGISNPKRIFFIRRKVKNISQEYLINLMSNLLDIESLLKQGNNPIYVFTENLINLS; translated from the coding sequence ATGCCAATACAAATATTATGGGGTAATGATCTGAATGCTCAAAATACATTTATTCAAAAATTAATTGATAAGGAAGTATCCAAAGCATGGAAAGAAATAAACGTAACTAATTTAAATGGAGATGATAATGAGCAAGTAAATAAAGCTTTTGATGAAGTTCTCACTCCTCCTTTTGGAGATGGATGCAGAATAATAACATTGAAAAATAATCCAATTTTTACTACAAAAAATGAGGACCTAAGAACTAAATTTGAAAAAATTCATGACAATATACCTCAAAATAATTATTTAATTTTACAAAATACAAAAAAACCTGATTCAAGATTAAAGAGTACTAAATTTCTACAACAACTTATCAAAAATAATTTAGCCAAAGAAAAATCATTTTCTTTACCAGAAATCTGGGACTATGAGGGACAAAAAAGATTTTTAGAAGATGCAGCAAATGAAATGAATATCAAAATTGATAAAAATGCAGTTGAATTGATTATTGATTCTGTTGGAAATGATAGCTTTAAACTAATAAATGAATTAGCCAAAGCAAAAATATACCTTTCTGCAGTAGAAAGTGATTCGGATTCACAACTTTTTCTTAAAAGTATTGATGTAAAAAAAATATTTTGTGATCATCAATCCAACATTTTCAAAATCATTGATCTTCTCTTACAAAAAAATATTCATGAAAGCCTCATTGAAATAAATTACTCCTTACAGAAAGGAGAACCTGCTTTAAGACTAAATGCAGGTTTAATTAGTCAAATAAGAATTCATACCATTATAAAATTAGCAGTTAATTCAGAAAATGATAACGCAGAAAAGATTTTTAATCTTGCTGGCATTTCTAATCCAAAAAGAATATTTTTTATTCGAAGAAAAGTAAAAAATATATCGCAAGAATATTTAATTAATTTAATGAGTAACTTATTAGATATTGAATCATTACTAAAACAAGGTAATAATCCTATATATGTTTTTACGGAGAATTTAATTAATTTAAGTTAA
- a CDS encoding ribonuclease J, giving the protein MQSSTNSTVNRSTNDSSRSKSNTPALRVIPLGGLHEIGKNTCVFEYGDELMLVDAGLAFPSDGMHGVNVVMPDTTFLKENQRRIKGMIVTHGHEDHIGGISHHLKHFNIPIIYGPRLAMSMLRGKMEEAGVSDRTTIQTVNPRDVVKVGQHFSVEFIRNTHSICDSFSLAVTTPVGTIIFTGDFKFDHMPVDGEQFDIERMVHYGEKGVLCMFSDSTNAEVPGFCPSEKTIYPSLEKHIAEAKERVILTTFASSVHRVTMILELAMKHGRKVGLLGRSMINVIAKARDIGYMKCPDDLFVPIKQIRDLPDRETLLLMTGSQGEPLAALSRISRGEHQHVRLKTTDTVIFSASPIPGNTISVVNTIDRLMKLGAKVVYGKGENIHVSGHGFQEDQKLMLALAKPKFFVPVHGEHRMLVCHGKSAQTMGVPKDNILIIENGDVVELTPNSIQKGDPVKAGVELLDNSRNGIVDARVLKERQQLAGDGVVTVLAPISTDGKMVAPPRVNLRGVVTTAEPRKMSMWTEREISWVLENRWKQLSRQTGPNNFEVDWIGVQREIENGLSRRMRRELQVEPLILCLVQPAPSGTRAYIPKITEEQNFSNRNRNNNNFHKKSNNNYTNSSNNPQNTHKSPKVAQNSSTETAKEDSFEGRTRRRRSAVTS; this is encoded by the coding sequence ATGCAATCAAGTACAAATTCAACTGTAAATAGATCTACTAATGATTCATCTAGATCTAAAAGTAATACTCCAGCTTTACGCGTAATACCTCTTGGAGGACTACATGAAATAGGAAAAAACACTTGTGTTTTTGAATATGGTGATGAATTGATGCTTGTTGATGCAGGTCTAGCTTTCCCATCTGATGGGATGCATGGCGTAAATGTTGTTATGCCAGATACAACCTTTTTAAAAGAAAATCAAAGAAGAATAAAAGGAATGATTGTTACTCACGGTCATGAAGATCATATTGGAGGTATTTCTCATCATCTAAAGCATTTTAATATTCCGATTATTTATGGCCCAAGACTCGCAATGTCAATGCTTAGAGGAAAAATGGAGGAAGCAGGGGTATCAGATAGAACAACTATACAGACAGTAAATCCAAGAGATGTAGTAAAAGTTGGACAACATTTTTCTGTTGAATTTATTCGAAATACCCATTCTATTTGTGATAGTTTTTCTTTAGCAGTTACAACACCTGTTGGCACAATTATTTTCACAGGAGATTTTAAGTTTGATCATATGCCAGTTGATGGAGAGCAATTTGATATTGAAAGAATGGTGCATTATGGAGAGAAGGGAGTTTTATGCATGTTCAGTGATTCGACTAATGCCGAAGTTCCAGGTTTTTGTCCTTCTGAGAAAACTATCTATCCCTCTTTAGAAAAACATATTGCGGAGGCAAAAGAACGGGTTATCCTTACCACTTTTGCTAGTTCTGTGCATAGAGTGACAATGATCTTAGAGTTGGCCATGAAACATGGAAGAAAGGTCGGTTTGTTAGGTAGATCGATGATCAATGTTATTGCTAAGGCGAGAGATATTGGTTATATGAAATGCCCAGATGATTTGTTTGTTCCTATCAAGCAAATTAGAGATTTGCCAGATAGAGAGACCTTATTATTAATGACTGGAAGTCAAGGAGAACCCCTCGCAGCGTTAAGCAGAATATCTCGTGGTGAACATCAGCATGTTCGTCTTAAGACTACTGATACTGTAATATTTTCAGCCAGCCCAATTCCTGGTAATACTATTTCTGTTGTTAATACAATAGATAGATTAATGAAACTCGGAGCAAAGGTTGTTTATGGAAAGGGTGAGAATATTCATGTTTCTGGTCATGGTTTTCAAGAAGATCAAAAGTTAATGTTGGCACTCGCAAAACCTAAGTTTTTTGTTCCTGTGCATGGAGAACATAGAATGCTTGTTTGTCATGGCAAGAGTGCACAAACTATGGGGGTTCCAAAGGACAATATTTTAATTATTGAAAATGGAGATGTAGTTGAGTTAACACCTAATTCTATTCAAAAGGGTGATCCTGTAAAAGCTGGTGTTGAACTTCTTGATAACTCACGAAATGGGATAGTAGATGCTCGAGTATTAAAGGAAAGGCAGCAATTAGCTGGGGATGGGGTGGTAACTGTTTTAGCGCCTATTAGTACAGATGGAAAGATGGTTGCGCCTCCTAGAGTTAATTTAAGAGGAGTTGTTACTACTGCAGAGCCAAGAAAAATGTCTATGTGGACAGAACGAGAAATAAGCTGGGTCTTAGAAAATAGATGGAAACAATTATCAAGACAAACTGGTCCGAATAATTTTGAAGTAGATTGGATTGGTGTACAAAGAGAAATTGAAAATGGTTTATCTAGAAGAATGAGAAGAGAATTACAAGTTGAACCACTTATTTTGTGTTTAGTTCAACCTGCTCCAAGTGGAACTCGTGCTTATATTCCAAAGATTACAGAAGAGCAAAATTTTTCCAATAGAAATAGAAATAATAATAATTTCCATAAGAAATCAAACAATAATTATACGAATAGTTCAAATAACCCACAAAATACCCATAAAAGTCCAAAAGTTGCACAGAATTCATCAACTGAGACTGCTAAAGAGGATTCATTTGAAGGTAGAACAAGAAGAAGAAGATCTGCTGTTACATCCTAA
- the dapA gene encoding 4-hydroxy-tetrahydrodipicolinate synthase has translation MIKGKTECNNPLFGRILTAMVTPFNENGNVDYELAIKLSNYLFENGSDGVVLCGTTGESPTLSWAEQHDLFIAVKGSLDSSCKVIVGTGSNCTSEAVEATKKAYDSGADGALVVVPYYNKPPQEGLYKHFSCIANSAKDLPLMLYNIPGRTGCNLLPDTVKKLMDFSNILSIKAASGRIEEVTELRAICGSELSVYSGDDSLLLPMLSVGAVGVVSVASHLVGLQLKEMIHSFQSGDISNALVIHEKLQPLFKALFMTTNPIPIKAALALSGWNVGNPRSPLSPLSNDMKKQLSFILKSL, from the coding sequence ATGATTAAAGGCAAAACTGAGTGTAATAACCCACTATTTGGAAGAATATTGACTGCAATGGTTACTCCATTTAATGAAAATGGAAATGTAGATTATGAACTAGCTATTAAACTCTCAAATTATCTTTTTGAGAACGGTTCCGATGGTGTTGTGTTATGTGGTACTACTGGAGAATCTCCGACTCTTTCATGGGCTGAACAGCATGATTTATTTATTGCAGTAAAAGGATCTTTGGATTCAAGTTGTAAAGTAATAGTTGGCACTGGTAGTAACTGTACAAGCGAGGCTGTGGAAGCTACAAAAAAAGCCTACGACTCTGGTGCCGACGGTGCTTTGGTCGTTGTTCCTTATTACAATAAGCCACCTCAAGAAGGTCTTTATAAACATTTCAGTTGTATCGCTAATTCTGCAAAGGATTTGCCTCTAATGCTCTACAACATTCCTGGAAGGACAGGATGCAATTTATTACCTGATACTGTGAAGAAACTTATGGATTTCTCAAATATTCTCAGTATTAAAGCTGCAAGCGGTAGAATAGAAGAAGTAACAGAACTAAGAGCTATTTGCGGCTCCGAACTCTCTGTATATAGTGGCGACGATTCATTGTTGCTCCCAATGTTATCTGTAGGTGCTGTAGGAGTAGTAAGTGTTGCAAGTCATTTGGTTGGATTGCAATTGAAAGAGATGATTCATTCCTTTCAAAGTGGAGACATTTCCAATGCACTTGTTATTCATGAAAAACTTCAGCCTCTTTTTAAAGCACTCTTTATGACTACTAATCCAATCCCAATTAAGGCTGCTTTGGCGCTATCGGGATGGAATGTAGGTAATCCTAGAAGTCCTTTGTCACCATTAAGCAATGACATGAAAAAGCAACTATCTTTTATCCTGAAATCCCTATAA
- a CDS encoding DUF561 domain-containing protein: protein MSLINLLPQKIKEELRSKSLLKVISGLNNFDVQSVKIIVEAASLGGADLVDIACKPELVDLALKNSTLPVCVSSVVPRSFQDSVKAGASLIEIGNYDTFYEKGINFSDKKVLNITKETRDLLPNVPLSVTVPHTMPIDKQVDLAVKLVEEGVDIIQTEGGTSSIPYSPGIQGFFEKSVPTLAATYAIHQEFKKQSLNLPIMSASGLSQVTCPLAISSGASAVGVGSVVNKLDDLISMIAVVRGLKESLKNSIIGEKIS, encoded by the coding sequence ATGAGTCTGATTAATCTTTTGCCACAAAAAATCAAAGAAGAGTTAAGAAGCAAATCTTTACTCAAAGTTATTTCAGGATTGAATAATTTCGATGTTCAATCTGTGAAAATAATTGTAGAGGCTGCTTCATTAGGAGGTGCAGATCTTGTCGATATTGCTTGTAAACCTGAACTCGTTGATTTAGCGCTTAAGAATTCAACACTACCAGTTTGTGTTAGTTCAGTAGTGCCTCGATCTTTTCAAGATTCTGTAAAAGCAGGAGCATCATTAATTGAGATAGGAAATTACGATACTTTTTATGAAAAAGGCATTAATTTTTCAGATAAAAAAGTTTTAAATATTACAAAAGAGACGAGGGATTTATTGCCTAATGTTCCTTTATCAGTAACTGTTCCTCATACTATGCCTATTGATAAACAAGTTGATCTTGCTGTAAAGCTAGTGGAAGAAGGTGTTGATATTATTCAAACAGAAGGTGGCACCAGTTCTATACCTTACTCTCCAGGAATTCAAGGCTTTTTTGAAAAATCAGTACCAACTCTTGCAGCTACCTATGCTATTCATCAAGAATTTAAAAAACAATCTCTGAATTTACCAATCATGAGTGCCTCTGGATTAAGCCAAGTAACTTGTCCACTAGCAATATCCTCTGGAGCCTCAGCAGTTGGCGTTGGATCTGTAGTTAATAAATTAGATGATTTAATATCAATGATTGCGGTTGTTAGGGGCTTAAAAGAATCTTTGAAAAATTCAATAATTGGAGAAAAAATTTCTTAG